GTCCAAACCCGATCGCAACGCCGAGCCCACACCGACAACCTCCGGTAGCGAAAGCACCGTCGCTCCGGCCGCGCGTGCCACCTCGGCCGTGCGATCGGTCGAGCCGTCGTCGACCACCAGCACGCAATCCACCACGTCGCGCGGCGTGCGCGCGACCACATGGCCGATCTTCTGCTCTTCATTCAGAGCCGGTGCGATCGCGATGATGTGTTGGCCGGAGTACATGGTTAGGGGCGAGGGGCGAGGGGCGAGTAAGAAACCAGGGGACAGAGATCAGCGAGCTTTGGATGGGCGTTCGTTCGTCATTCGTGCTTCGTCGTTCGTCATTGACTGCCGCGGTTAGGCGGCGGCGGGTTGGGGCGTGGCGTTGCGGCACTCGTTGCACGGTCCGGCGACCGCGGAGCGCTGGCCGCATTGGCAGACCCAGCCGATCGGTCGCGCCGGATGGCCAACGACGAGGCTGTGTGGCGGAACGTCGCGGGTGACGACGGCGCCGGCGGCGACGAGTGCGTATTCGCCGATCGAAATTCCGGGAACGACGACCGCTCCGCCCCCCAGGCTCGCGCCGCGGCCGACCTGTGTTTGCAATAGCCAGTTCGCGCGATTCGCGTAGCGTGCGGCGGCAGCCGGCATGCGTGGGCTGCGCGGGTGTCGGTCGTTGGTGAAAATCACGCCGGGGCCGATGAAGGCATCGTCGGCGATCGCCACACCGTCCCAAATCAGCACGTTGTTCTTGATCGTCACGCGGTCGCCGACAATCGCGCCCGACTCGATAAACGCGTGATCGCCGATATTGCAATCGCGGCCGACCACCGCTCCGGGCATGACATGGGCAAATGCCCAAACGCGAGTACCATCGCCGACGGCTTGCGACTCGCACAGTGCGCGTGGATGAACGAAGGCAGCCATCCGTGGCATCCCCCCAATGATTTGAACAAACCGAACCTCGGCTGACGCATTCGATTGAGCCGACGGACCGCGATTTCTACCGCTTCAAGGGCATTGTCACAAGATCAGAATCTAGCGTGGAATAGGGGAGCTGCGCGAGTTCGAAGCCTCGCATCGCGCGGCTCCTTGTCCGAGGGCGTGAACGGGATTAAACTCGAGGCTGAAAATGGAAACCGAGGCGATGACGCGTTGAATCAAAGTCGCAGCCCGAGTCGTTCCCTCGCCTCCAGCTAGCAGCAGGACTTCCGCCGATGACACGTTTTCGCGATGGCCGTTTCTGGATCGCGCGCCTGGCTGCCGCGCTTTCGATCGGGCTGCTGAGCGCGTCGGCCGTCTTGGCCGCCGACGAACCGCAGAAGGTCGGACAGAGCTACGTTGTGCCCTATATGCTGACGATCCTCGTCTGTTCGCTGGGCATCATGATCGTCGGCCATTCGTCCCATCGCACAACCGAAGTAAAGCCGGTCGACGACGATTGACGCCCAGCGGTCTCTATTGCGGCAAGGATCAAAGGCCTACGGGCCGCGATTCACAATTGCCCAAAACCGGCAATCGACCGATCCGCAATTCGTCGAAAAACACGACTTTCACAATTTTGGTGAAAGCGGTTTTCGGTTTCTCACAATATTGTTGACACCGGATCGGTTTTCCTTATACTGACTCGGCAACCGCAATTGATCCATTCTTCTCAAATTGCGGTCCCGCTCGCGTTGGGGAACGCGGCGGATCCAGGGGAACGTGGCGGAACACGGAACAGGAGCTGCGCTAATGATCTGTACTCGAAGCATCGTTTTTGGTCTTTCTCTTGGCGTTTGTTTATGGACCCTGCCGGCACTGGCCGCGCCGCCGTGGGATGGCAATTATCGAACCCAGGGCGTCGACGAACTGCTGAATACGGATTCGAGTGCCACGCAAATCAATGGCTGGCAAGGAAAGGATCCTGGCAGCTTCGCGGCCCAGCAAATCCTCGCCGATGCCCGGCTTGCTCGCCAACTCGCCGCGAATTCCAGCCCGGCCGATAGCGAAAACCTCGTATCAAACGGCGTGGTCGGTAAAAAGGAGCATCACGCCAATCCGTTGCTGAGCGGGCTTATTGCGGTCGGCGCGATGCTGGTGTTGAGCGCCGTAGCGCTGCTGATCTGGAGCCGAATCGTTCAATATCGAGAAATGCGCGAAGCGCCGACGCCGATGGCATTCAACTATCCGCGCCTTTGATCCGCCGCTCGAAGAGCGATGTTCGATCCGACCCATGGATTGGTTAGCCGACGACGGAAGTGGTTGTGCCCAAACCGCTTGCGATCGTTGATTCGCTGGCGATCGCTGCATTTTCTTCTGCAAATGCCCGCCATTCGGCAAAATCCCGGCATCTAGCGCGAATGATCCGTCGTGCGACACTAGCCCGAAGCGTAAGCGAGGAAGCCCTGGGAGCCACTAGCCCGAAGCGTAAGCGAGGAAGCCATGGAAGCTTACCGTCACTAACGTTTCGGGCTACTATTTCGCAGCGTGTGCCGAATATCTGGCGCTTTGAATCATCCGGACTCGCCACGTTTTCAGCACTTTCACAGCACGATTTCTCGCCGCAAGCTATATCCACTTAGGCTCGGCCGAAAAATAGCTTCTCCACAGACCCCATTCCCTTTGCGGGAGAGGGCGGGGTGAGGGGTCTGAAAAGCGGAAGTTATTTTTCGGCCGAGCCTTCGCCATCGTTCCAAATCGCGGACGAGTGGAATCGAGTTCCTTGCGGAGGTGCCGCCGGCTAAATTTCGCGAGCGGCAATGGCGTGCCTCGGCTCGGGCTATGTTTCCAGTGGCGAGGCAGCTCACGGCAGCATTGCTCGACGTGATCGCACGACGACGGCCATCAACCTTCAATTCGCCATAGAAAATCGGGCCAGATTGCCATGATTGTGATCGTCGGAAGCATCGTCGTCGTGGGCGCCGTATTGGGTGGGTTCATTCTTTCCGGTGGGCAGGTTGCAGCACTCATCCACCCGACGGAAATTTTGACGATCG
This genomic stretch from Pirellulales bacterium harbors:
- a CDS encoding acyltransferase, whose translation is MAAFVHPRALCESQAVGDGTRVWAFAHVMPGAVVGRDCNIGDHAFIESGAIVGDRVTIKNNVLIWDGVAIADDAFIGPGVIFTNDRHPRSPRMPAAAARYANRANWLLQTQVGRGASLGGGAVVVPGISIGEYALVAAGAVVTRDVPPHSLVVGHPARPIGWVCQCGQRSAVAGPCNECRNATPQPAAA